A DNA window from Linepithema humile isolate Giens D197 chromosome 6, Lhum_UNIL_v1.0, whole genome shotgun sequence contains the following coding sequences:
- the Ufd4 gene encoding E3 ubiquitin-protein ligase HECTD1 isoform X3, with protein sequence MADVDPETLLEWLSMGQGDERDMQLIALEQLCMLLLMSDNVDRCFECCPPRTFLPALCRIFLDEMVPDSVLEVTARAITYYLDVSAECTRRVVAMEGAVKAICSRLSGAGLGSRASRDLAEQCIKVLELVCAREAGAVFEAGGLPCALCFIREHGARVHRDTLHSAMAVVTRLCGKVEPQDKALPDCVEALSVLLRHEDAHVADGALRCFASLADRFSRRGTDPAPLASNGLVSELLYRLSNAAGPSTSTTATCSNPKTPPPSNTANTMPAPEPKSCASVSTIISLLSTLCRGSPSITHDLLRSELPDAIEKALKGDERCALDSMRLVDLLLVLLFEGRSALGRSTTGGSSGPLLPRLRRLDSAGEKSHRQLIDCIRSKDTDALIEAIDSGGIEVNFMDDVGQTLLNWASAFGTQEMVEFLCDRGADVNKGQRSSSLHYAACFGRPAIAKVLLRHGANPDLRDEDGKTPLDKARERVDEGHREVAAILQSPGEWMLPPNQEHRKLETEAEEFTEPKGDPEMAPVYLKRLLPVFCATFQSTMLPSVRKASLSLIRKMVHYIQPELLIETCGSDKTGGCGAMLVEVIANVLDNEEDEDGHLVVLQMIQDLMIKGKDEFLEHFARLGVFSKVAALAGPQETTSEPETELNQTGEEQRMEDAKELLIGRAYHWRDWCICRGRDCLYIWSDAAALELSNGSNGWFRFILDGKLATMYSSGSPEGGTDTSGKGRNTESLTTEENRGEFLEKLQRARSQLKVNFVSQPVLTRPGTTRLVVGNWALSSRKESELCIHNSDGQQQATILREDLPGFIFESNRGTKHSFTAETSLGPEFAAGWTGKRGKRLRSKIEAIKQKVKVQAQEIYECYFKAAQAQPRGVVAKLGTIVSQIEKASQKQQSGNREWRNILQTALEQLKVLLNEEGRVSAYELHSSGLVQALLALLAAPPGPSPPTLRTIKLRMQRITVFKSCFHTKDTNKEHNSAKILVHKLVSVLESIEKLPVYLYDTPGSGYGLQILTRKLRFRLEKASGESALIDRSGRSLKMEPLSTIQQLENHLLKMVAKQWHDHDRSTFTFVKKLKEENRITFKYQHDFDENGLLYWIGTNAKTCSEWVNPAQYGLVVVTSSDGRNLPYGHLEDILSRDPSALNCHTNDDKRAWFSIDLGVWVIPNAYTLRHARGYGRSALRNWMFQASKDGITWVTLYAHVDDCSLNEPGSTATWTLEPPNEEAQGWRHLRLQQIGKNASAQTHYLSVSGFEVYGEVTGVCEDLGRAAKEAEAGVRKQRRFIKTQVLKHLVAGVRVARGLDWKWRDQDGVPPGEGTVTGELHNGWIDVTWDHGGSNSYRMGAEGKYDLRLVGTGLETDNTAKCKSSGGVLTGRKSSSTPSLPDCTDTAMRGSVASTDQAASADNLAAKQAAESIAESVLSVARAEAVVAVTGESGANSTSELSVVLHPRPDTTVSDLATIVESLALNTDCPVNSNSNRASSSKPLFATVRGNKASGGLLSLETAEVLDRMREGADRLRNNTNSFLNGELLGLVPVRISVSGESDENSLRIKSVPRHHPTGITDVAKDCTREKEASSSTQNATGDCPVVVTNPMSVSVPNLACSDANNTLEPTAATGLLETFAAMARRRTLGPTGGQHLTSNSNTSSNTRGPNSVSSLVRLALSPNFPGGLLSTAQSYPSLTSSGQVAGSGVTTTTGPGLGQALTMSLTSTSSDSEQVSLEDFLESCGGVATSSTGGGRTTGGHTLLTELEDDEDGVLEEEEDNEENDQDVSEEDEENEEEGDGCEGEYEEVMVSRNLLAAFMEEEVPQNSKRRAWDDEFVLKRQFSALIPAFDPRPGRTNINQTTDLEVPPPGSEAQINSRIGSLPMPRLSLSLKGPGFPGISDVEIPLSDPHASIFQAVQELMQLTELGSRQEKLKRIWEPTYTIIYKEARDEESSGRATPIVTLYSRNSAQNANACTVEDVLQLLRHVFVLGTIRDDDTLLEQEEPNETTYWLHPDDFTSKKITNKIIQQIQDPLALAAGALPNWCEELARSCPFLLPFETRRLYFSCTAFGASRSIVWLQTQRDAILERQRAPGLSPRRDDSHEFRVGRLKHERVSVPRGEKLLDWAEQVLKMHASRKSILEVAFVGEEGTGLGPTLEFFALVAAELQRKDLGLWLCDDASDDDNTQILSDESCISGEKIRPAGYYVTRASGLFPAPLPQDSAACDRAVRYFWFLGVFLAKVLQDNRLVDLPLSRPFLKLMCRGDISNNVNEKIGLTGVTQESMSSSMSSSFISEEGEIDATCSSLESSPWYADLLNIDDLAEVDPIRGEFLKEIQNAITKRDRTFSDGLNSADEETSLYITYPSGTSVVIEDLALSMTYSPSSTVFQHDQAELVEGGSDIAVTKENAREYINLTVNYCLNQGICRQLEAFKSGFSKVFPMEKLHVFSPEEMRAMLCGEQNPQWTREDLLNYTEPKLGYTKESPGFQRFVNVLLSLTGSERKAFLQFATGCSALPPGGLCNLYPRLTIVRKVDAGSGGYPSVNTCVHYLKLPEYPTEEILKERLLAATRERGFHLN encoded by the exons atgGCGGATGTCGATCCGGAAACTTTATTGGAATGGCTCAGTATGGGACAAGGAGACGAAAGAGACATGCAATTAATTGCATTAGAGCAATTATGTATGCTGTTACTTATGTCTGATAATGTTGACCGCTGCTTTGAATg TTGCCCTCCGCGCACATTTCTTCCAGCACTTTGCAGAATCTTTTTGGACGAAATGGTACCGGACAGTGTGCTGGAAGTGACTGCTCGTGCTATCACATATTACTTGGATGTTTCTGCAGAATGTACACGCAGAGTGGTTGCTATGGAAGGTGCTGTGAAAGCGATTTGCAGTCGTCTTTCTGGCGCTGGTCTGGGTTCCAGAGCCAGTCGAGACTTGGCAGAGCAATGTATAAAG GTATTAGAGCTCGTATGCGCGAGAGAAGCAGGTGCTGTGTTCGAAGCTGGTGGTCTCCCTTGTGCGTTGTGCTTTATCCGTGAGCACGGAGCACGTGTGCATCGGGATACATTACACTCAGCTATGGCAGTCGTTACTCGATTATGCGGCAAAGTTGAACCCCAAGATAAGGCTTTACCCGATTGCGTCGAGGCTCTTTCGGTGTTACTCAGACACGAAGATGCGCATGTTGCGGATGGGGCACTTCGTTGCTTCGCATCGCTGGCGGATAGGTTTTCACGAAGGGGAACTGATCCTGCGCCATTAGCGTCGAATGGATTAGTTTCTGAACTATTATATAG GTTGTCAAATGCAGCAGGACCTAGTACATCTACTACAGCAACATGCAGCAATCCCAAAACGCCTCCACCGTCCAATACCGCCAACACGATGCCAGCTCCAGAACCAAAATCCTGCGCTTCAGTTTCGACCATAATTAGTCTTTTATCGACACTTTGCAGAGGATCTCCGTCGATTACGCACGATCTCTTACGTTCGGAGTTACCAGATGCGATAGAAAAGGCACTAAAAGGAGACGAGCGATGCGCTCTTGATTCCATGAGACTGGTCGACCTTCTATTAGTCTTACTGTTCGAAGGAAGATCGGCGTTAGGTCGTAGCACTACCGGTGGTTCGTCTGGTCCCTTGTTACCAAGACTGAGACGTCTGGACAGCGCTGGAGAGAAATCGCATAGACAATTAATCGATTGCATACGCTCGAAAGATACGGATGCGTTAATAGAGGCGATCGATTCAGGTGGGATTGAAGTTAACTTTATGGATGATGTTGGGCAAACGCTGCTTAATTGGGCCTCAGCATTCGGCACGCAAGAGATGGTCGAATTTCTATGCGATAGAGGAGCGGATGTTAATAAAGGTCAACGATCGTCCAGTCTACATTATGCGGCTTGCTTTGGAAGACCCGCCATTGCCAAAGTCTTGCTTAGACATGGTGCAAATCCTGATCTGCGGGACGAGGACGGTAAAACGCCTCTGGATAAAGCCAGAGAGCGCGTCGACGAAGGGCATAGAGAGGTTGCGGCCATTTTGCAATCGCCCGGAGAATGGATGTTACCACCGAATCAAGAACATAGGAAACTTGAAACCGAAGCGGAAGAATTTACAGAACCTAAGGGAGATCCTGAAATGGCGCCTGTTTATCTCAAAAGATTACTACCGGTGTTTTGTGCAACCTTTCAGTCAACCATGTTACCGAGCGTTAGAAAAGCGAGTTTAAGCTTGATTAGAAAAATGGTGCATTACATTCAGCCAGAATTACTTATAGAAACTTGTGGATCTGATAAAACGGGAGGATGTGGAGCTATGCTTGTAGAAGTAATCGCCAATGTTTTAGATAATGAG GAAGATGAGGATGGTCATTTGGTCGTTCTACAAATGATACAGGATCTGATGATTAAAGGCAAAGATGAATTCTTAGAACATTTTGCGCGTTTGGGAGTATTTTCGAAAGTTGCCGCTTTGGCTGGACCACAAGAAACCACATCCGAACCAGAAACCGAATTAAATCAAACGGGAGAGGAACAAAGAATGGAAGACGCGAAGGAATTACTAATAGGAAGAGCATATCACTGGAGAGACTGGTGCATATGCAGGGGACGTGATTGTTTGTACATCTGGTCGGACGCGGCGGCTTTGGAGCTATCAAATGGAAGTAACGGATGGTTTAGATTTATCCTCGACGGCAAACTGGCGACCATGTATTCCAGCGGGAGCCCGGAAGGCGGGACGGACACGTCGG GAAAGGGGAGGAACACAGAATCGCTTACCACTGAAG AAAATCGTGGTGAATTTCTGGAGAAACTGCAAAGAGCACGTAGTCAGTTAAAAGTGAACTTTGTAAGTCAGCCTGTGCTTACTCGGCCTGGTACTACGCGGCTGGTCGTAGGAAATTGGGCGTTATCAAGCAGAAAGGAAAGCGAATTGTGTATACATAATAGCGATGGCCAACAACAAGCAACCATTTTAAGAGAGGATCTACCAGGCTTTATCTTTGAATCAAATAGAGGCACCAAACATTCTTTCACGGCAGAAACAAGTTTag gcCCAGAATTTGCAGCGGGTTGGACTGGCAAAAGAGGGAAAAGATTACGATCAAAAATTGAAGCGATTAAACAAAAGGTCAAAGTACAAGCGCAAGAGATATACGAGTGTTACTTTAAAGCAGCTCAAGCGCAACCACGCGGCGTAGTCGCTAAACTTGGTACCATTGTTAGTCAAATAGAGAAAGCATCACAGAAGCAACAGTCTGGGAATCGCGAGTGGcgtaatatattacaaacCGCATTAGAGCAACTTAAGGTATTGTTGAACGAAGAAGGTCGGGTGTCCGCGTACGAATTGCACTCCAGTGGCCTCGTACAAGCGTTGCTCGCTTTATTGGCCGCACCTCCTGGACCCTCGCCTCCGACATTGAGGACGATTAAACTCAGAATGCAGAGGATAACTGTATTTAAAAGCTGCTTTCATACAAAAGACACGAATAAGGAACATAATTCAGCTAAAATTTTAGTCCATAAATTAGTTTCAGTGCTAGAATCAATAGAGAAATTACCAGTTTATCTATATGACACACCCGGATCAGGCTACGGCTTACAG ATTTTGACGAGAAAATTACGTTTTCGACTGGAGAAAGCGTCTGGCGAGAGCGCGCTGATAGATCGATCTGGTCGCAGCTTAAAAATGGAACCGTTGAGCACGATACAGCAATTGGAGAATCATTTGTTAAAAATGGTAGCCAAGCAATGGCACGATCACGACAGATCTACATTTacatttgtgaaaaaattgaagGAGGAAAATAGAATAACGTTTAAGTATCAGCATGATTTCGACGAGAACGGATTGTTGTATTGGATCGGGACAAACGCTAAGACTTGTTCGGAGTGGGTGAACCCGGCTCAATACGGTCTAGTTGTCGTGACATCGAGCGATGGAAGGAATCTACCATACGGTCATCTCGAGGATATACTTAGTCGTGATCCATCGGCGTTAAACTGCCACACTAATGACGACAAGCGTGCCTGGTTCTCGATAGATCTCGGAGTGTGGGTTATTCCAAACGCGTATACCTTAAGACACGCGAGAGGTTATGGCAGAAGCGCATTGAGGAATTGGATGTTTCAAGCGTCGAAGGACGGCATCACGTGGGTGACACTGTACGCCCATGTGGATGATTGCTCTCTAAATGAGCCAGGCAGCACGGCTACCTGGACATTAGAGCCTCCAAACGAAGAAGCACAAGGCTGGCGACATTTGCGTTTACAGCAAATTGGAAAGAACGCTTCAGCGCAAACGCATTATCTATCCGTGTCTGGTTTTGAGGTCTACGGCGAGGTAACCGGCGTGTGCGAAGACTTGGGTCGCGCGGCTAAGGAAGCCGAGGCCGGCGTGCGAAAGCAGAGAAGATTCATCAAAACGCAAGTTCTCAAGCATTTGGTCGCGGGAGTTAGAGTTGCCAGAGGTCTGGACTGGAAGTGGAGAGATCAGGACGGTGTGCCACCAG GTGAAGGCACAGTAACGGGAGAGTTGCATAATGGATGGATAGATGTAACATGGGATCACGGTGGCTCTAACTCGTACAGAATGGGCGCGGAAGGAAAGTATGATCTCAGATTAGTCGGCACTGGTCTGGAAACGGATAATACGGCGAAGTGTAAAAGTAGCGGAGGAGTTTTAACTGGTCGAAAGTCAAGTAGTACTCCTAGTTTACCCGATTGCACCGATACCGCTATGCGTGGGTCGGTAGCTTCCACGGATCAAGCCGCGAGCGCGGACAATCTAGCGGCAAAG cAAGCTGCCGAGTCGATAGCCGAGAGTGTGTTGTCGGTAGCCCGTGCCGAGGCGGTGGTCGCTGTAACTGGTGAGAGTGGGGCGAACTCAACGAGTGAACTTTCCGTTGTATTGCATCCCAGACCGGACACAACCGTTAGCGATCTAGCTACTATCGTCGAGAGCCTCGCCCTCAACACAGATTGCCCAGTTAACAGTAATAGCAATCGAGCGTCTAGCTCGAAACCTCTTTTCGCCACTGTAAGAGGAAACAAG GCTAGTGGAGGCTTACTGAGCTTAGAAACAGCTGAAGTTCTGGATCGCATGCGAGAGGGTGCCGACAGATTGCGGAACAATACCAATAGTTTTCTGAACGGCGAGCTACTTGGCTTAGTTCCGGTTAGGATCAGTGTTTCTGGCGAGTCGGACGAAAACTCATTAAGAATTAAATCCGTACCAAGACATCATCCTACTGGAATCACAGATG TTGCTAAAGACTGTACTCGAGAGAAAGAAGCTAGCTCATCTACGCAAAATGCAACGGGCGATTGTCCTGTTGTGGTTACCAATCCCATGTCAGTATCTGTGCCTAATCTCGCTTGTTCCGATGCTAACAACACCTTGGAACCAACAGCTGCTACTGGTTTATTGGAAACTTTCGCTGCAATGGCACGGAGACGAACGTTAG gACCTACGGGTGGACAGCATCTCACTTCAAATTCTAATACGAGTTCGAATACACGAGGACCGAATTCTGTATCTAGTCTCGTACGATTGGCACTTAGTCCTAATTTTCCTGGTGGATTACTTAGTACTGCGCAAAGTTATCCAAGTCTGACGAGTAGCGGACAAGTGGCTGGTAGCGGCGTTACTACGACAACTGGGCCAGGCTTAGGACAAGCGCTTACGATGTCTCTGACTAGTACAAGTAGCGATAGCGAGCAA GTTAGTCTCGAAGATTTCTTAGAATCTTGCGGAGGTGTAGCAACCTCTAGCACTGGCGGAGGCCGAACCACAGGCGGACATACGCTTTTGACTGAATTAGAGGATGACGAAGACGGTGTTttggaagaagaagaagataacGAAGAAAATGATCAAGATGTAAGT gAAGAAGATGAGGAAAATGAAGAAGAAGGTGATGGTTGTGAAGGTGAATACGAAGAAGTAATGGTAAGCCGCAATCTTTTAGCGGCATTTATGGAGGAAGAAGTACCACAGAATAGTAAAAGACGTGCATGGGACGATGAATTTGTATTGAAGCGTCAGTTTTCCGCTCTCATTCCTGCTTTCGATCCACGTCCTGGCCGGACGAATATCAATCAA ACAACGGACTTGGAAGTTCCTCCTCCCGGAAGCGAAGCGCAAATTAATAGTCGCATAGGATCGCTACCAATGCCTAGACTTTCTTTATCATTGAAAGGGCCAGGATTTCCAGGAATATCCGACGTCGAGATACCGCTTTCGGATCCGCACGCTAGTATTTTCCAAGCGGTTCAggaattaatgcaattaacTGAATTGGGCAGCCgccaagaaaaattaaaaaggataTGGGAACCTACTTACAC CATAATATACAAGGAAGCCAGAGACGAGGAATCATCCGGTAGAGCGACACCGATCGTGACACTGTACTCTCGTAACTCTGCGCAGAATGCAAATGCGTGTACTGTGGAGGATGTCTTGCAGCTTCTGAGACACGTGTTTGTTTTGGGCACTATTCGAGATGATGACACTTTGTTGGAACAGGAAGAACCAAACGAAACAACCTACTGGCTTCATCCGGATGATTTTACGTCCAAGAAAATTACGAACAAAATCATACAGCAGATTCAGGATCCACTGGCTCTGGCCGCCGGTGCATTGCCCAATTGGTGCGAAGAACTCGCGCGAAGCTGTCCATTTTTGTTACCTTTCGAAACTAGACGACTCTACTTCAGTTGCACCGCTTTCGGTGCGTCACGGTCTATTGTATGGTTGCAAACGCAGCGCGACGCAATTCTGGAAAGGCAAAGAGCACCGGGTTTGAGTCCACGACGTGACGACAGTCATGAATTCCGTGTCGGGAGACTTAAGCATGAAAGAGTCAGCGTACCTAGAGGGGAAAAGTTGCTAGACTGGGCGGAACAAGTGTTGAAG ATGCACGCAAGTCGCAAGAGTATACTCGAAGTGGCGTTTGTGGGAGAAGAAGGTACCGGTCTGGGACCTACTTTGGAATTCTTCGCATTGGTCGCAGCGGAATTACAGCGTAAAGATTTGGGGCTTTGGCTATGCGACGACGCCTCAGACGATGATAATACGCAGATCTTGAGCGACGAGTCCTGTATTTCCGGAGAGAAGATCCGGCCTGCGGGATATTACGTAACACGAGCCAGCGGTCTGTTCCCAGCTCCGTTGCCGCAAGATTCAGCAGCTTGCGATCGCGCTGTTCGATATTTTTGGTTCCTAGGAGTCTTCTTGGCAAAGGTTCTCCAAGATAATAGATTAGTAGATCTACCACTGTCCCGTccattcttaaaattaatgtgcCGCGGTGATATATCAAACAATGTCAACGAGAAAATCGGTCTTACCGGCGTTACGCAAGAAAGCATGTCGTCCAGCATGTCGAGCAGCTTTATATCGGAGGAAGGCGAGATCGATGCCACATGCTCTTCGCTGGAATCTTCTCCATGGTATGCTGATCTATTAAACATAGACGATCTCGCCGAGGTGGATCCCATAAGAGGagagtttttaaaagaaatacaaaacgCAATTACTAAACGTGATAGAACTTTTTCTGATGGTCTAAATTCTGCCGATGAGGAAACGTCATTATACATCACTTATCCGTCGGGCACTTCTGTAGTTATCGAAGATTTGGCATTAAGCATGACATATTCGCCGAGCTCGACAGTTTTCCAACACGATCAAGCGGAATTGGTGGAAGGTGGCTCTGATATAGCAGTGACGAAAGAAAATGCAAGAGAATATATTAATCTTACGGTCAATTATTGTCTCAATCAAGGAATTTGTAGACAACTTGAAGCATTCAAGTCAGGTTTCTCGAAAGTTTTTCCGATGGAAAAACTCCACGTTTTCAGTCCAGAGGAAATGAGAGCTATGCTTTGTGGTGAACAGAATCCGCAGTGGACGAGAGAAGATTTACTCAATTACACTGAGCCAAAACTGGGATACACAAAAGAAAG tcCTGGTTTCCAAAGATTTGTCAACGTGCTATTGTCATTGACCGGTTCTGAAAGAAAAGCattcttacaatttgctaCTGGATGTTCAGCTCTACCTCCAGGAGGTTTATGTAATCTATATCCTAGATTGACTATCGTGCGGAAAGTGGACGCTGGCTCTGGCGGTTATCCTTCAGTTAATACCTGTGTTCATTACTTAAAATTACCAGAATATCCTACCGAAGAAATTCTAAAGGAACGGCTACTTGCTGCTACCCGTGAAAGAGGATTTCATTTGAATTAA